From Leucoraja erinacea ecotype New England chromosome 36, Leri_hhj_1, whole genome shotgun sequence:
gcccctggttccggactcccccaacatcggcaacatgtttcctgcctctagcgtgtccaaacccttgataatcttatatgtttcctacgtcacgtattccttttctccagagatgctgcctgacccgctgagttactccagcacttcgtctcTACCTTAACTCTCTGATCCCTGCAGTTGCTACACTCTTCCCCCAAACCCCAAGCACTCATCGTAGCTAAGGTGCTGTCCGACCCACCTCTATCACAATGCGGACATTGGTCTTTGTCTCTGGAGCTGATCATAgatagggcagcatctctggagaacatggacaggtgacgtttcgggttgcaacACCTCTTCAGACCATCTGCATCACAGATTGGgcggggaacagctctgcccaagactgcaggaAATTACCGAGAGTCGTGATGTAGCCCAGTGCATCATACAGAACAGACTTCCTACCACtgactccatcgacacttcacgctgcctcggaaaaacagccaatgtaatcaaaaccttgtcccaccccggtcattccttcttctccctgctcccgcccggcagaaggtacagaaactcgaaggcgcgcaccaccagactcaaaaacagcctcttcccctctgttatctggtttctgaatgatccttccataagctagggccacagtttaagaataaggggcaagccatttagaacggagacgaggcaacactttttcacacagagagtggtgagtctgagtcagagggcggtggaggccggccggttctctggatgctttcaagagagagctagatagggctcttaaagatggcggagtcaggggatatgaggagaaggcaggaacggggtactgattgtggatgatcagccatgatcaccttgaatggcggtgctggctcgaagggccgaattgcctactcctgctcctattgtctattgtctagggtgctgtccgattcacctctaccccattacggacattggactttgtcccaggaactgattcaagattcaatttaattgtcatttggaccccttgaggtccaaacgaaatgccgtttctgcagccatacattacaaacaaatagacccatgacacaacataatttacataaacatccatcacatcgctgcgatggaaggccaaaaaaactgatgggctacattgctgagaactatattctgcactccatatCTTCCCTATCGCTCCACCAATTGTACTAGAGTTTCTTGAATGTATTTATTGTAGTGTTATCTGACCTGTCTGGACAGCACACAAGACAAAGCCTTTCACTCTACCttgacactggtcaacctgaggagcaccttcagcaacagactggttccaccaagatgcagcacagaacgccacaggagatccttcttccctgtggctatcaaactgtacaactcctcccccttctgtcgtggggtagactcagactgacccccccccaaccccccccccccccccccccaatctttgcacatcccctatCCTTTCAATTCGTCACTTTAATTCCATGTGTCATGTATTTTGTGAGTTATAACTGTCGGCAGATTAATAATGTTCTAACGTATCAAGATTCAAgactcaagtgagtttattgtcgtgtgtccctgataggacaattaaattcttgctttgcttcagcacaacagagtatagaaggcatgaatacagaacagatcagtgtgtccatatatcattgtataaatatatacacacatgaataaataaactgataaagtgcaaataacagataatgggctattaatgttcagagttttgtccgagccaggtttaatagcctgatggctgtggggaagtagctattcctgaacctggttgttacagtcttcaggatcctgtaccttctacctgaaagtagcagggagatgagtgtgtggccaggatggtgtgggtccttgatgatactgccagcctttttgaggcagcgcatcTTATCGTATCATTTcttacataggaaataggtgcaggagtaggccattcggcccttcgagccagcaccgccaataatCAACAATAATCGCTTGGTCACAGGCGGATGGATGGGTTTTCATTGGTTGTACATTTTACAGCTCACTTGGGTTTACCTTCAGTTGTCGTGGCGACTCCGTTGCCTGGCAACGAGCCCCTGGTAGCTGGCCGCCATGTTCCTGCTCCAGCAGCGGGCCTTCTCTCACCGCGCTCTCCAACTCTTCGACACGGGCCTGCTGACGCCTCACTTCCTCTTCCAGAAGCTTCTTCTGCCCTTCATAGTCCTGGCTCAAATTTCGGATGGATCTCTGGGTGTGGAGGAGCAGTGAGTCAGAACTTTTAGCTTCTAGTTTAGAGGAAGtcggccctgcggcccacctcgTCCGCGCCGTACCTGCTGCCAATGTAAACTCATCTCGTCTGGCTGCCCTGCATGGCCATGTGCCCGTGTAAAAGCCCCATTACTGCCACGTACCTGCACGATATCCAGTTGACTCTGGAGCAGCTGGTTCTGTAGCTGACTGCCCTGAGTCTGCCTCAGCAGCTCCGCCAACGCCCTGTCCTTGGTCTCCAGCTCTGTGTTAACGACATGGTTATGTACGCAGTCACACAGTGTACAGTATATTATATAGTACACACTCACGCAGTATACTAGAGATTAGAGAAGccgatattcataccactgggctgtaagctgcccaaactcaGGACCCGTTCCCTATCTCCTTACCATTCTGGGCCTCCTTCAGTTTCTGCCTCAGCTGTGAGATGTTTTCCTTGGCCTGGTTTATGGACTTTTCCAGCTTCTTCCGACTTCTAAATGGAAGCAAACACAAGGAACgtgacccaacacacacacatctaaGGGCGGccctggtggcacagcagtagagttgctgccttacagcgcttgcagcgccggagacccaggttcgatcccgactacgggtgctgtctgtacggagtttgcacgttctgcccgtgacttttctccaagatcttcggttttctcccacactccaaagacgtacaggtttgtaggtaagctggcttggtaaatgttaaaaaaaaattgtcccgtgtatgtgtgcgtgtgtaggatagtgttaatgtgcgggggtcactggtcggcgcggacccggtgggctgaagggcttgtttccacgctgtaaccaaactaaactaagctaaagtacagggtggtgggtgaatggaacaagctgccggagaaggtagttgaggcagcaactatcacAACACTTAACAAAACatctggataggtacatggatagaataggtttagagggatgcgggCCAAATGGCCATCGTCATGGAGGGAGCTCAACGCCAAACCATCCGGCCAGTAAACATCAGGCAGAATgtacagcagcacagtggcgcagcaggtagagccgctgcctcaccgcgccagagacccgggttcaatcccgacctcggatgctgtctgtgtggagtttgcacgtcctccctgtgactgcgtggctttcctccagctactccggtttccttccacaccccaaagacgtgcgggtttgtaggttaaggggAGGATAAACACTGGAGTgctgtaactgagcgggtcaggcagcatctcttgagaaaacaaataggtgatgttttgggcgggaacccttcatcagacctgacccgctgagttattccagcattgggtgtaaaccagcatctgcaattccttcctacacagttttccCTACCCTAGTGAGTAAGGaaagggtgagaaagtgggataacatagaactagtgtgaatgggtggtcggcagggactcgatgggttgaagggcctgtttccatgccccatctctaaagctaaactaaacagaacggTGCTGGCTGCTGCATCTCAATGATCTGATCCAATTTGACCCAAAGCAAAAGagggcgcatcggtagagttgctgcctcacagagccagggtCCCAGGTGCGATCCAGactctgggtgctgcctgtatggagtttgtccgttcttcccgtgacctgtgtgggttttctccaggtgccccgggtttcctcccacattccaaagacgtactggtttgtaggttaattggcttggtaaaattgtaaattgtccccagtgtgtgtaggaaagcgttagtgtgcggggatcgctggtcggcgtggactcggtgggctgaagggcctgtttctgcgctgtatctccaaacaaaacaaaactgaattAAACCGAACTgaactaaagctaaactaaactaaattaaatgaaactaaactaaactaaacctaccccatgtttaagaaggaactgcagatgctgaaaaatcgaaggtagacaaaatgctggcgaaactcagcgggtgaggcaacatctatggaacgaaggaaataggcgacgtttcgggtcgagacccttcttcagactgatgtgagggtgggggcgggaagaagaaaggaagaggcggagactgtgggctgtgggagagctgggaaggggaggagaaagtagggactacctgaaattggagaagtgaaAGATCTTATATAAGATATTtgggcccaagcgaaatatgagaacgTACCCCTTGGTGTCTTTCGTCACTGCTGCACTGCTGTTGAATTTCTTAATTTCTTTGCTGAGATCGGCCAGCTTCAGTATTCCTTGCTCAGCCGACCATAATGCATCAGTCACCTGGACAACAGACCACAAAACAAAATGGCATCGACCTCAttaccccagcactgaccccctgCCCACACCCTTGTGGACATTCACAGAGAATCCACAACtacagatggagtggatgtggagaggatgtttccactagtgggagagtctcggaccagatggcacagcctctgaataaaaggagcctcccacccccactttcccctcccctccagagtactgattggggatgatcagccatgatggcactgaatggcggtgctagctcgaagggctgaagggcctactcctgcacctattgtctattgtctccaatATTAGAGTGATGAggattagaatggagatgaggaggaatttctttagtcagagggtggtgaatctgtggaattcattgccacagacggcagtggaggccaagtcattgggtatttttaaggcggagatggacaggttcttgattagtatgggcgccatgggttatggggagaaggcaggagaatggggttgagagggaaaaatagatcagccatgattgaatggtggagccgaCTAGACGGGCTGAATGGACTAACCTCTCCCcctgtaatagacacaaaatgctggattaactcagcgggacaggcagcatctatggagagaaggaatcgagacccttcttcagactcccctaTAACTCCGGCTTGACACAAGACCTGGGATTAGACACCTAACTCTCTGGAGTGAGACTGACAACCTTCAGGAGTGAGGGTGCTACCGGCTGGGTGTGACGGCAGGAGGGAGGCGAGGATCGGAGAGGGGGGGGTCTGCCCCGATGATTCGGGGGCATtgaccagggcggcacggtggcgcagcggttgagttgctgccttacaccaccagagagccgggttcgatcctgactacgtttgccgtctgtacagagtttgtacgttactcccgtgacctgcgtgggtcttcttcgaaatcttcaatttcctcccacactcaaaggcgtgcaggtttgttggttaattggcttggtataaaatgtaaaattgtcccttagtgtgtgtagggtagtgttaatgcacgGGAATCGCtgctcagtgcggactcggtgggccaaagggttttgTTTGCGCTGTACCTCAAATCTAAAACGAAGCAGTGGAGCCTATTGTCCTGCATGCACCGAGCACCCACACTAACctgccgctacgatatatccacggacttcaGTGCGGACTCGTCAGCGAACATTCTGCgcgtttgaaaactcgggagaattcgtgaataactctggaaagtgggacgggccctttacaaAGCAACGATGGTCTTCGATGGACGGACACGTACGTACCTCACTCAGCTGGGAGAGCAGCTGCTTCCTCAGCCCGCACGCTCTCCGGTAACCCACGATAAACACGCTGACCCGTTGCTGGTACTTCCGTCTCCCCTCCGCATCACTCAGCATGCTGTCCAACTGGCCCTGCATTAGACAGAGCGCACAAAATCTCAGCGCGCAGTAACACACAAGGCCTTAGCCCGCACCTACGCCTagacttccttagaaggtttaagggcctgtcccactttcacgacctaattcacgacctttttgactcgtggacatttttcatcaggctagaaaatcgccccgacctatttgatgccacgagcacctacgactagcatcacgacttacctacgacctcgtgacgaccaggctgcgagtatgaatcaagggcaaactcggcagaggttgtgaattaggtcgtgaaagcgggACCTAATTCAGACCCCTTAGGAAATTCGGTGTGtcaccaacaactctcaccaactctaaccagggtggcacggtggcacagcagtagagttgctgccttacagtgccagagaccctggttcgatcctgactacgggtgctgtctgtacggagtttgtacgttctccccgtgacctgcgtgggttttcgccgagatcttcggtctactcccacattccaaagacaagatacaagatacaagatacatttaattgtcatttggaccccttgaggtccaaacgaaatgccgtttctgcagccatacattacaaacaaatagacccaagacacaacaacacaacataatttacataaacatccatcacatcattgtgatggaaggccaaaaacacttatctctccactgcactctttccccccccccgatgtgtcaaagtcaaagcccccggctggcgatggcgattgtcccgcggccatttaagccaccccgggtggtgcgaggtcgcacaccgggtcttgctgttagagcccccggcgtgcgctcgcagtcccgcggccattccaagccgcgcggggcggtgatgtcaggccccgctccaggagctcttcaaccccgcaactcgggcgggggaagtcgccgttgcaggagccctgaaaagcggtctccctccagggagccgcgggctcccggtgccgccgtccacagacctgccgttggagcctccgacgaATGTACGGTACGCAGCagctagcagcagcagcagcagcgctcacctccaccgctccacccgctccggaagCTCATTCACAGGCGCAGCTCACAGCTTTAAGGGTGAGTCCCACTTTCACCAGAGTCCACGAATTCTCCTGTTTGGAAACTCGCTCCTCGTTGCggtccccaacgacaacggaaacctcgTAATGCCAAAAAAGGTACTCGGGGTCATTTTTTACTGCGGGGagatttttaaaatgtttccccccccgacttacctgatgcaccGAGTACCCCCTGGCATAACGACCGCTACGACACACACACGGACCCCAACAACTCATAACGAAAAACTACGTTTGAAAACACGGGAGAACAAAAAACTCTGGAAAGTGGGCGGACCTTTACAAagtagaggccgctgctgacggaCAGTACGCGCCCTCCCTCAGCTGGGACAGGTGCTGCagctcaattggcttggtaaatgataAACACACtgaccttgtgtgtgtaggatggtgtgtggggatcCCTGGCCGGCACTCGGCTCGCTGTCCAACTGGCCTGCATTCCACGAGCGTACCTCTCAGCTAAGCTAAACAGTAACACAGAAGGCCTTAGCATTTTATCACCTAGATCACacgcacagcttggtttgggaacagctccatccaagaccgcaagaaattgcagagaattgtggacgcagcccagaccatcgcacaaaccaacctcccttccattgactctatctccacctcacgctgcctcggcaaggccagcagcatcatcaaggaccagtctcaccccggtcactccctcttctcccatcgggcaagaggtacagaaacgtgaaaacacacacctacagattcagggacagtttcttcccagctgtaattaggcaactgaactgaactctcatcAGCTAGAAAGCAGTGCTGAGCTACCAACTACctcatcggactatctttaatcagacttcactggaatttatcttgcactaaatgttattccgttatcatgtatctgcacactgtggacggctcgattgtaatcaggtggtgttttctgactggttagcacatgacacaacaaaaagctttccactgtacctcggtacatgtgacaataaactcaagtcattgtgtcggaaggaactggcttaaaccgaagatagacacaaaaatctggagtaactcagcgggccaggcagcatctctggagagaaggaatgggtgacgtttcgagtgtgggaggaaaccagagatctcagaTACACTTCTGAAGAAGAGTATCGACTAGAGTCAcctgtttccttctctccagagatgctgtctgagtttctccagctttatgtgtctatctttgactaaAGTGGTAGCCTTGTTGTAGAGTGGAGACCATGAAACGGCTCCTGCACTGAAGGTATGCGGTTGTACCGAGGGCCAGGCTGTGTGAGTTGAGTTAATCATTTACCTCCCAGTGTATGGGAGATTGTTCCACAGTGTTCCCGCCAAGATTTATCCCTCAATCTGTTTACAGCCTGGGTCGCTCATTCTGTAGAGAATCAGCCTCGCAATCACAGGGTTACAACAGTTCAAGTTTCTGTTCAGCCACTGAGTTTAAAcatgatatggatcacatgcagacagatgaaatcagtttaatTTCATCACGAacattgtgctgtactgttctatataaatccccagggcccgataaACTACAAAGTATAATTTAACAGGTCAagtccacagtggcgcagcggtagagttgctgcctcacggcgccagagacccaggttcgatcctggctgcgggtgctgtctgtgcggagtttgtacgttttctccccgtgaactgcgtggcttttctccggcagttctggtttcctcccactctcccaagacgtacgggtttgtaggttaattggcttcggtaaaattgtaaattgtccgtgtgtgtgtgtgtgtgtgtgtgtgtgtgtgtgtgtgtgtgtgtgtgtgtgtgtgtgtgtgtgtgtgtgtgtgtgtgtgtgtgtgtgtgtgtgtgtgtgtgtgtgtgtgtgtgtgtgtgtgtgtgtgtgtggtgcggggggatcgctggtcggcgcggacttgtgggcccgtttccactctgtgaatctaaactacactaaactaagtcCTTTCAGTTGGCCAACATTTGGGTAAATTGGCCAGCAAGAACTAGAACCAAAATGATTGATAAAGCCTTACAAAGCCAGGTTACATATTATGGAGAGGAATGTTTGGTCGGCTGTTGTTTACCCTAAATAATGCTGCTTTGTCCACTTGTCCACACACTATTGATGAGCCTTATCAATGGCTCATCCCCGTATCCATGGCAACAACCACAGGGCCTCCATTATTGAGCATGGCCACTCCCTCTCACATCTTACTCCATTTCTATTGGTATTCACTTGACTCACAACAAAAACATTTTGTAAAGGCCACACACAACGTACCACATTTTCCACAAACTCGATGTTGGTCTGGTACGCTCTCTCCAAACATAGTTTGTTGCTCGCCTGCTCGAAGGCTTGGACGGCCTATGGGGCAAATGTTGATTTAGTCAGCAATGTCGACAATTAATCCATCCTGAAACGGGCTCGCATGCATTTCTGTACTTCAGCTGACAAAAAGTAATTCAGAATCGGGAATTTaaaaaagaacaaagtgctggagtaactcagtgggtcaagcagcgtcgctggagaacatggataggtgaggtttagggtggcacggtggtgcagcggtagagttgctgcctcacagcaccagagacccaggtttgatcctgatctcgggtgctgtctgtgcggagtttgaacgttctccctgtgaccgcgtgggttttctccgggtgctccggtttccgcccacatctcaaagacgtgcagaattgcagatt
This genomic window contains:
- the LOC129713611 gene encoding uncharacterized protein LOC129713611; its protein translation is MPPNHRGRPPPLRSSPPSCRHTQPVAPSLLKVVTDALWSAEQGILKLADLSKEIKKFNSSAAVTKDTKGSRKKLEKSINQAKENISQLRQKLKEAQNELETKDRALAELLRQTQGSQLQNQLLQSQLDIVQRSIRNLSQDYEGQKKLLEEEVRRQQARVEELESAVREGPLLEQEHGGQLPGARCQATESPRQLKNEIDQHPGEEPEGEVLAGDVEEEERGAAAVASDQEEEAPELLEDPLEDLLEDAQTQTHGIGWDGQGDVAELKMKVDQHVITLQEAQRELLLIQGQELDDVREVHQMETRRLRDQHQRQRRHLQVGEADGWEEVDWMSEELMNSDIDSEQDSTNKEHNPLSPATVREFHRFTTRWVKKCFLISVLNGLTPYS